One stretch of Tepidibacter hydrothermalis DNA includes these proteins:
- a CDS encoding 5' nucleotidase, NT5C type: MKKLNICIDIDGTVTDPYYFIEYFNDHFNKDLKEEDMNTCKLEDLYDTTLEEILEFYTHKGYDIHLSANPLDSASDIIHELNKKHNLYFVTARNEGLKDVTEEWMRVNNFPEIDVYYLGGYYKVDKARELDCDLFIEDNPQNTEDLAQAGIQVLLMDANYNKHIDLENVTRVISWKEIKNIIDNYVE, from the coding sequence ATGAAGAAATTGAACATTTGTATAGATATAGACGGAACAGTTACTGATCCATATTATTTTATTGAATATTTTAACGATCATTTTAATAAAGATTTAAAAGAAGAAGATATGAATACATGTAAATTAGAAGATTTATATGATACTACTCTTGAAGAAATACTTGAATTTTATACTCATAAAGGTTATGATATACATCTTAGTGCAAATCCACTAGACTCAGCAAGTGACATTATACATGAGCTTAATAAAAAGCATAATTTGTATTTTGTAACAGCTAGAAATGAAGGTTTAAAGGATGTAACAGAGGAATGGATGAGAGTTAATAATTTCCCTGAAATAGATGTGTATTATCTAGGAGGATATTACAAGGTCGATAAGGCGAGAGAGTTAGACTGTGATTTATTCATAGAAGATAATCCTCAAAATACTGAAGACTTGGCACAAGCTGGAATACAAGTACTTTTAATGGATGCAAACTATAACAAGCATATAGATTTAGAGAATGTAACAAGAGTTATTAGCTGGAAGGAAATAAAAAATATAATAGATAATTATGTGGAGTAA
- a CDS encoding DMT family transporter produces the protein MNKDNKLGYLAVISSNIIIGLAFLFTKKAVTATDPITTLFLRFSISFIVMSFAILFKIVKVNFKVKDLKKLIFMSTFFPSGFFLFQSFGLKYASSSEAGIISALTPAIILILSIIFLKEKTNIKQILSIILSIFGVIYIFSMKGMSLNLDNFLGLFLIFISCICFCIFSILSRKFSKEFTPVEICFFMQLFGFIVFLTMFIFNGNDFSNTVLLLKDVSLIGPILYLSVLSTLVTTILNNYSLSKIEASKVGVFFNISTIVSIAAGALILNEQIFYYHIIGCVLIIMGIFGANYFSPKIETKHISKKSA, from the coding sequence TTGAACAAAGACAACAAACTAGGATATTTAGCAGTTATTTCAAGTAATATAATTATAGGACTAGCTTTTTTATTTACAAAAAAAGCTGTAACTGCTACTGATCCTATCACTACTTTATTCTTAAGGTTTTCTATATCTTTTATAGTTATGTCTTTTGCTATTTTATTTAAAATAGTTAAAGTTAATTTTAAAGTAAAAGATTTAAAAAAACTCATTTTTATGTCTACATTTTTTCCAAGTGGATTTTTCTTATTCCAAAGCTTCGGTCTTAAATATGCATCATCATCTGAAGCTGGAATTATAAGTGCTTTGACACCCGCTATAATATTGATTCTTAGTATTATCTTTTTAAAAGAAAAAACTAATATAAAGCAAATACTATCTATTATACTTTCAATATTCGGGGTTATATATATATTCTCAATGAAAGGTATGTCTTTAAACTTAGATAATTTTTTAGGTCTTTTCCTAATTTTTATTTCTTGTATATGCTTCTGTATATTTAGCATCTTATCAAGGAAATTTTCTAAAGAGTTTACTCCAGTTGAGATATGCTTTTTCATGCAGCTGTTTGGATTCATAGTATTCTTAACTATGTTCATTTTTAATGGAAATGATTTCAGTAATACAGTTTTATTACTTAAAGATGTATCATTAATAGGTCCAATACTGTATCTATCTGTTTTATCAACACTTGTAACTACTATTCTTAACAATTACTCTTTATCTAAAATAGAGGCTTCAAAGGTAGGGGTATTCTTCAATATATCTACAATAGTATCAATAGCAGCTGGTGCATTAATACTTAATGAACAGATATTTTATTACCATATAATCGGATGTGTACTTATAATAATGGGAATATTTGGAGCGAATTACTTTTCTCCTAAGATAGAGACTAAGCATATATCTAAGAAATCAGCATAA
- a CDS encoding S-ribosylhomocysteine lyase: MENIVVESFTMDHTKVTAPFVRKCGRIQTPKGDIISKFDLRFTQPNKEAIPTAALHAIEHLMAGFIREELNDVVDLSPMGCRTGFYLILVGDIDKEIVLKALINSLEKVLKADEIPAVNEIQCGNYRDMSLFGAKEYAKGVLEKLK, encoded by the coding sequence GTGGAAAATATTGTAGTGGAAAGTTTTACAATGGATCATACTAAGGTAACAGCTCCATTTGTAAGAAAATGTGGAAGAATTCAAACTCCTAAAGGAGATATAATAAGTAAGTTTGATTTGAGATTTACTCAACCTAATAAAGAAGCTATACCAACAGCAGCCTTACATGCTATAGAGCATTTAATGGCTGGATTTATAAGAGAAGAATTAAATGATGTTGTAGATTTATCTCCTATGGGATGTAGAACAGGGTTTTATCTTATATTAGTGGGAGATATAGATAAGGAAATAGTTTTGAAAGCACTTATAAATAGTCTTGAGAAAGTATTAAAAGCTGACGAAATTCCAGCAGTTAATGAAATACAATGTGGAAACTATAGAGATATGTCGCTCTTTGGAGCTAAGGAATATGCTAAAGGGGTTTTAGAGAAGCTTAAGTAA
- a CDS encoding homocysteine S-methyltransferase family protein translates to MTNILEELLVFDGAMGTMLQEEGLKAGHCPELMNVDYPDKVIKIHEKYLKAGADVITTNTFGGSRVKLKEYNLEDRVYEINSKAVEIAKKIADKYNKYVAASVGPTGKFVEPIGNNSFDEIYEIFKEQINALSSKKPDFILLETFNDLGEIRAALLAAKDVCDIPVICTLTYEGDRTLTGVRPESAAIVLESLGASAVGVNCSGGPEELLEVTRKICKTTCLPVIVQPNAGLPVVKDGSIHYPLDGKSFIEKIEPYFEIGVNIFGSCCGSTPEHTKFIKERAKDLKVVKRDIEQVSTLASREEVVNIGKNYIPKIIGERINPTANKKLAQKIKDGDFLIAQDEAQIQVSNGSHLIDVNVGTDGIDEVNVMKNLVNLIQKNVNAPLSIDSTDKNVLEQALKNYHGKAIVNSVNGEEKSLKSILPIVKRYGAGVIGLTLDENGIPNTVKERLEIAKKIVDRCIEYNIPKKDIYIDPLCISISTDNNAAIETLEAIKVIKKELGVNIVLGVSNISFGLPSRSKLNSSFLSMAILNGLDLAILNPLDENIMNSYQAASVLSNRDQNATNYISLNSKKSISNPKIDESSDIISVDQLKKLIVNGSYKAINIAKKLLDENIDKSEIIDEGLIKALDIVGQKFENKEYFLPQLMLSAEIVEKIFDLIKDTFSFDLKTKGTIVIGTVKGDVHDIGKNMVSVMLRSHGYKVVDLGKNVSPDKFLKAAKEERADVISLSALMTTTMTEIAITTEYIRKELPDIKIIAGGAVVTEEFAKKSGADGYSEDAVSAVKLVDSLI, encoded by the coding sequence ATGACAAATATACTAGAAGAACTATTGGTGTTTGATGGTGCCATGGGAACTATGCTGCAGGAAGAGGGATTAAAGGCTGGTCACTGCCCTGAACTTATGAATGTAGATTATCCAGATAAGGTTATTAAAATACATGAAAAATATTTAAAAGCAGGAGCAGATGTTATAACTACTAACACATTCGGTGGAAGTAGAGTAAAGCTGAAAGAGTACAATCTTGAAGATAGAGTATATGAGATTAATTCAAAAGCAGTAGAAATAGCTAAGAAGATAGCTGATAAATACAATAAATATGTAGCTGCATCGGTAGGTCCTACAGGAAAATTTGTTGAACCTATAGGAAACAATAGTTTTGATGAGATATATGAGATATTTAAAGAACAAATAAATGCTTTATCAAGCAAAAAACCAGACTTTATACTTCTTGAAACATTCAATGATTTAGGAGAGATAAGAGCAGCTCTTTTAGCTGCAAAGGATGTATGTGATATACCAGTTATATGTACACTGACTTATGAAGGAGATAGAACATTAACAGGGGTTAGACCAGAATCAGCAGCCATAGTATTAGAGTCATTAGGTGCTAGTGCTGTTGGAGTAAACTGTTCGGGAGGACCTGAAGAATTATTAGAGGTTACTAGAAAGATATGTAAAACTACTTGTTTACCAGTTATAGTTCAACCAAATGCAGGGTTACCTGTTGTAAAAGATGGGAGCATACATTATCCATTAGATGGTAAAAGTTTTATAGAAAAAATTGAACCCTATTTTGAAATAGGAGTTAATATATTCGGATCATGCTGTGGATCTACTCCTGAACATACTAAGTTTATAAAAGAAAGAGCCAAAGATTTGAAAGTTGTAAAAAGAGATATAGAACAAGTATCAACACTTGCAAGTAGAGAAGAAGTAGTAAACATAGGTAAGAACTATATTCCAAAAATAATAGGCGAGAGAATAAATCCTACAGCAAATAAAAAACTAGCTCAAAAAATAAAAGATGGAGATTTCTTAATAGCTCAAGATGAGGCACAAATTCAAGTTTCAAATGGATCACATTTAATAGATGTAAATGTGGGAACTGATGGAATAGATGAAGTAAATGTTATGAAAAATTTAGTGAATTTAATTCAGAAGAATGTAAATGCACCTTTATCTATAGACTCTACAGATAAAAATGTTTTAGAGCAAGCTTTAAAAAACTATCATGGAAAAGCTATAGTAAACTCTGTTAATGGAGAAGAAAAAAGTCTTAAATCAATACTTCCTATAGTTAAAAGGTATGGAGCAGGGGTTATAGGTCTTACTCTTGATGAAAATGGAATACCAAACACTGTAAAGGAAAGACTTGAAATAGCTAAAAAAATAGTAGATAGATGTATTGAGTATAATATACCTAAAAAAGATATATACATAGATCCGTTGTGTATAAGTATTTCTACAGATAATAATGCAGCTATTGAAACTTTAGAAGCTATAAAAGTTATAAAAAAAGAATTAGGTGTAAACATAGTTCTAGGAGTTAGTAATATATCGTTTGGACTTCCAAGCAGAAGTAAGTTAAATAGTTCGTTCTTGTCTATGGCTATTTTAAATGGATTAGATCTTGCAATACTCAATCCATTAGATGAAAATATTATGAATTCTTATCAAGCAGCATCTGTTTTATCAAATAGAGATCAGAATGCAACTAATTATATAAGTTTAAACAGTAAAAAAAGTATTTCAAATCCTAAAATAGATGAATCAAGCGATATTATATCAGTTGATCAACTTAAGAAATTAATAGTGAATGGGTCCTATAAAGCAATAAATATAGCTAAGAAGCTTTTAGATGAAAATATAGATAAATCAGAAATAATAGATGAAGGCTTGATAAAAGCACTAGATATAGTAGGCCAGAAATTTGAAAACAAAGAGTACTTCCTTCCTCAATTAATGCTTAGTGCGGAGATAGTTGAAAAGATATTTGATCTTATAAAGGATACATTTAGCTTTGACCTTAAAACTAAAGGAACTATAGTTATAGGAACTGTTAAGGGAGATGTACACGATATAGGAAAGAATATGGTAAGTGTTATGTTAAGATCACATGGATATAAGGTAGTTGATCTAGGAAAGAATGTATCTCCTGATAAGTTCTTAAAAGCAGCTAAAGAAGAAAGAGCAGATGTGATATCTTTAAGTGCTCTTATGACTACTACTATGACTGAGATAGCTATAACTACAGAATATATAAGAAAGGAACTTCCTGACATTAAAATAATAGCTGGAGGTGCAGTAGTCACAGAAGAATTTGCAAAAAAATCTGGTGCAGATGGATATAGTGAAGACGCAGTAAGTGCTGTTAAGCTTGTAGATTCACTAATATGA
- a CDS encoding methylenetetrahydrofolate reductase: protein MKKLREKIKQNQFVTTIEIEPPKSGSSDSEIARIQKLAKLIDGVNIPDNPMANMRMSPISLGSIIQSKLDLEVIFHFACRDRNILSIQSELLGANALGVKNILTLTGDKPDIGDHKDATGVFDIDSIGLTQVVSKLNNGFDFSGNKLEEKTDFFIGGVVNPCSDDLEKELDKFHQKIERGVNFFQTQPVFDIEKLEKFTKKVEHIDIPILYGLMPLKSVKFANYLNKNVPGIDIPQNLIDRLEKGGKQETLNILKETYSNIKGMSKGIHIFPMKDYDLTLELLQG, encoded by the coding sequence ATGAAAAAATTAAGGGAAAAAATTAAACAAAACCAATTTGTAACTACTATAGAGATAGAACCACCGAAGTCGGGTAGTTCAGACTCTGAAATAGCTAGGATACAAAAGCTAGCAAAATTAATAGATGGAGTCAATATACCAGATAATCCTATGGCCAACATGAGAATGAGTCCTATATCTTTAGGAAGTATAATACAGAGTAAGCTTGACCTTGAAGTTATATTTCACTTTGCATGTAGGGATAGAAATATTCTATCTATTCAATCAGAGCTACTAGGAGCTAATGCTCTAGGAGTTAAAAATATATTGACTTTAACAGGAGATAAACCAGACATTGGGGATCACAAAGATGCTACAGGTGTATTTGATATAGACTCTATAGGTCTTACTCAAGTTGTATCTAAACTAAACAATGGATTTGATTTTAGTGGAAATAAACTAGAAGAAAAAACTGATTTTTTCATAGGCGGAGTAGTAAATCCATGTAGTGATGATTTAGAAAAAGAGTTAGATAAGTTTCATCAAAAGATAGAAAGAGGCGTAAACTTTTTCCAGACTCAACCTGTATTTGATATCGAAAAACTAGAAAAGTTTACGAAAAAAGTTGAACACATAGATATTCCAATATTATACGGACTTATGCCTTTAAAGTCTGTGAAGTTTGCAAATTATCTAAATAAAAATGTTCCTGGAATAGATATTCCTCAAAATCTTATAGATAGACTTGAAAAAGGTGGGAAGCAAGAGACTTTAAATATATTAAAAGAGACATACTCAAATATAAAGGGGATGTCAAAAGGGATTCATATATTTCCTATGAAGGATTATGATTTGACTTTAGAATTATTACAGGGGTGA
- a CDS encoding glycoside hydrolase family 26 protein produces MNIRKFLIIILILIISIVSISNFKIYKNYAYDEYVDYVDGNNLYTFKYPKRMKIDKSLGNIKTVVYDKDMKIEIYHDDFKDNISSSLSYINYSNKFANNKNHIIELDKNLKINNMKVHLLKWRRKKLSKVKNDKNYYVSAEFIKSETEAYTIIIKSSKALKHPRQYIKIIGSFKVISDNKDLRTCDTLENKNLNEETMLFYKKYFLKNDELKWGIFENTAPESFDFLNSLEKKLDYTFKFLVKYQSFSSEGFPMREMLNAYNNDRFVLLTLQTMHLDNKDNTTIMYSILDGKYDDFLNDYAKKIKEFNHPVMFRLNNEMNGDWCTYSSYYYSKDTDIFKDVYKYVYKIFKSNKVENVLWVWNPHDNSFPDFKWNNYLNYYPGDEYVDIIGLTGYNAGTYYEGEKWRNFNEIYVPLYNEYIRNFNKPFMITEFGCNSVGGDKVNWMNEMFSNIKYFKNIKVAIWWNGIDWDQNMNPARTYRLDENEKTIEAFREGLKKYE; encoded by the coding sequence TTGAATATAAGAAAATTTTTAATAATAATTTTAATACTTATAATATCAATTGTAAGTATTTCTAACTTCAAAATATATAAAAATTATGCTTATGATGAATATGTTGATTATGTAGACGGTAATAATTTATACACTTTTAAATATCCTAAAAGAATGAAGATAGACAAATCCTTAGGAAATATCAAAACTGTTGTATATGATAAAGATATGAAAATAGAAATATATCATGATGATTTTAAGGATAATATATCTTCTTCTTTATCTTATATAAACTATAGTAATAAATTTGCAAACAATAAAAATCATATAATAGAGCTTGATAAAAATTTAAAAATAAATAATATGAAAGTACATTTATTAAAATGGAGACGTAAAAAACTTTCAAAAGTTAAAAATGATAAAAATTATTATGTAAGTGCAGAGTTTATAAAAAGTGAAACTGAAGCTTATACTATAATTATTAAATCATCTAAGGCTTTAAAACACCCTAGGCAATATATAAAGATTATAGGTAGCTTTAAAGTTATAAGTGATAACAAAGATTTAAGAACCTGTGATACTTTAGAGAATAAGAATTTAAATGAAGAGACTATGTTGTTTTATAAAAAATATTTTTTAAAGAATGATGAATTGAAGTGGGGAATTTTCGAAAATACTGCCCCTGAAAGTTTTGATTTTTTAAATTCTCTTGAAAAAAAGCTAGACTACACTTTTAAATTCTTAGTCAAATATCAGTCTTTTTCTAGTGAAGGTTTTCCTATGAGAGAGATGTTAAATGCATACAACAATGATAGATTTGTATTGTTGACACTTCAAACTATGCATTTAGATAATAAAGATAATACAACTATTATGTATTCTATATTAGATGGAAAATACGATGATTTTCTAAATGATTATGCAAAAAAAATAAAAGAGTTTAATCATCCCGTAATGTTTAGATTAAACAATGAGATGAATGGAGATTGGTGTACATATTCTAGTTACTATTATTCTAAGGATACAGATATATTTAAAGATGTATATAAGTATGTATATAAAATATTTAAGTCTAATAAAGTGGAGAATGTGCTTTGGGTATGGAATCCACATGATAATTCTTTTCCAGATTTTAAGTGGAACAATTATTTGAATTATTATCCTGGAGATGAGTATGTAGATATAATAGGTCTTACAGGATATAATGCTGGAACGTATTATGAAGGCGAAAAATGGAGGAATTTTAATGAAATATATGTACCTCTTTACAATGAGTATATAAGGAACTTTAATAAACCATTTATGATTACGGAGTTCGGATGTAACAGTGTAGGAGGAGATAAAGTAAATTGGATGAATGAAATGTTTAGTAATATTAAATATTTCAAAAATATAAAAGTTGCTATATGGTGGAATGGAATAGATTGGGATCAAAACATGAACCCAGCTAGAACATATAGATTAGATGAAAATGAGAAAACTATTGAGGCTTTTAGAGAAGGGCTTAAAAAATATGAATAA
- a CDS encoding ABC transporter ATP-binding protein encodes MIKEFIKYYKPHRSLFILDFTCAFIMSLMNLVFPVFTKKIIDDLLPSGNMKKIMYFGILLLTLYILRAILQFIVDYWGHTLGVRIEYDMRRKLFKHINKLSFSYFDKVKTGQIMSRIVNDLNQISELAHHGPEDLFIALVTFLGSFFIMLTLNIKMTLVIFSMIPIMLTFAIIKNRELKKSFKDLRVKVGEINAQAEDSISGIRVVKAFNNEEYEEAKFDIGNKSFKETKQKSYKVLGQFFSGITFFSNMINLVVLMYGSYLIYNKELTTGDLVGFLLYVSMFLQPIRKITALIENYQRGMAGFGRFIEIMNIDPEIKEKEDAVVIDKLKGNIEFYDVGFGYNNNKSILTGINMSVRSGQTIAIVGPSGAGKTTLLRLIPRFYEVSSGDIKIDSISIKDMKISDLRKNIGVVEQDVFLFSGTIKENILYGKYDATDEEIIEAAKKANAHEFIVALENGYDTYIGQRGVRLSGGQKQRIAITRIFLKNPPILILDEATSALDTQTERIIQKSLYDLSKNRTTLVIAHRLTTIKNADKIIVLTNDGITECGSHEELIDQDGIYSDLYKLQFEDIYEY; translated from the coding sequence ATGATAAAAGAGTTCATCAAATACTATAAGCCTCATAGATCTTTATTTATACTAGATTTTACTTGTGCATTTATAATGTCTTTAATGAATCTTGTATTCCCAGTATTCACTAAAAAAATAATAGATGATTTATTACCAAGTGGAAATATGAAAAAGATTATGTACTTTGGAATACTGCTTTTAACACTGTATATATTAAGAGCTATACTTCAGTTTATAGTAGATTATTGGGGGCATACTCTAGGGGTCAGAATAGAGTATGATATGAGAAGAAAACTTTTTAAACATATAAATAAGCTTTCATTTTCGTATTTCGATAAGGTAAAGACTGGACAGATAATGTCAAGGATTGTAAATGATTTAAACCAAATATCAGAGCTTGCACATCATGGACCTGAGGATTTATTTATAGCATTAGTTACATTTTTAGGTTCGTTTTTTATAATGCTTACACTAAATATAAAGATGACTTTGGTAATATTCTCTATGATTCCTATAATGCTAACATTTGCAATTATAAAAAATAGAGAGTTAAAAAAATCATTTAAAGATTTAAGGGTAAAGGTTGGAGAAATAAACGCTCAGGCTGAGGATTCTATATCAGGTATAAGAGTTGTAAAAGCTTTTAACAATGAAGAATATGAAGAAGCCAAATTCGATATAGGCAACAAAAGTTTTAAAGAGACAAAACAGAAATCATATAAGGTATTAGGACAATTTTTTAGTGGGATAACATTTTTTTCAAATATGATAAATTTAGTTGTACTAATGTATGGATCATATCTTATATACAATAAAGAACTAACAACAGGTGATTTGGTAGGATTTTTATTATATGTATCTATGTTTTTACAGCCTATAAGAAAGATAACAGCGTTAATAGAAAACTATCAAAGAGGTATGGCGGGATTTGGAAGATTTATAGAGATTATGAATATAGATCCTGAGATTAAAGAAAAGGAAGATGCAGTAGTTATTGATAAGTTAAAAGGAAACATAGAATTTTATGATGTAGGTTTTGGATATAATAACAACAAAAGTATACTTACAGGAATAAATATGAGTGTACGATCCGGACAAACTATAGCTATAGTAGGCCCTTCTGGAGCTGGAAAGACTACACTTTTAAGGTTAATACCTAGATTTTATGAGGTAAGTAGCGGAGATATAAAGATAGATTCAATAAGTATAAAAGATATGAAAATAAGTGATTTAAGAAAAAATATAGGAGTTGTAGAACAGGATGTATTCTTGTTTTCAGGGACTATAAAAGAAAATATACTTTATGGAAAGTACGATGCAACAGATGAAGAAATAATAGAGGCTGCAAAGAAAGCTAATGCACATGAGTTTATAGTAGCTCTTGAAAATGGATACGATACCTATATTGGTCAAAGAGGAGTTAGATTATCGGGAGGTCAAAAGCAGAGAATTGCAATAACTAGGATATTCCTTAAAAATCCTCCTATTTTAATACTAGATGAAGCTACATCTGCCCTTGATACTCAAACTGAAAGAATAATACAAAAATCTTTGTACGATCTTTCTAAAAATAGGACTACACTGGTTATAGCACATAGACTTACTACTATTAAGAATGCAGATAAGATAATAGTTCTTACTAATGATGGTATAACAGAGTGTGGAAGTCATGAGGAGCTTATAGATCAAGATGGAATTTATAGTGATCTTTATAAATTGCAGTTTGAGGATATTTATGAATATTAA
- a CDS encoding DUF4184 family protein — protein MPFTFAHPSIVLPFGFKQTKYLDFTALIIGTMAPDFEYFIHFRPIQIVGHTFLGQFYFNLPIIFIIAYIYHYILKKPIISNLPKPYCNRYRYLIKRYWRINSLSKFIVFCYSAILGALTHIVWDGFTHKTGIFVKNIGLLSEYIDILNFKIPIYKILQHGSTFIGFIAIIAYLNAIQDKNVNTNSNIQISKFSKLKFWSGTILISMLIIALMIFKLGILLIGTLIVTSINAVFIGLIIMSMLMRIQKNKF, from the coding sequence ATGCCATTTACATTCGCACATCCATCTATTGTATTGCCTTTTGGATTTAAACAAACTAAGTATCTAGATTTTACAGCATTAATAATTGGAACAATGGCTCCTGATTTTGAATATTTCATTCATTTTAGACCAATACAAATAGTTGGACATACATTTCTAGGACAATTTTATTTTAATTTACCAATTATATTTATAATAGCTTATATTTATCATTACATATTGAAAAAGCCTATAATATCTAATTTACCAAAACCTTATTGCAATAGATATCGTTATTTAATAAAAAGATATTGGAGAATAAATTCATTATCAAAATTCATTGTGTTTTGTTACTCAGCTATTTTAGGAGCATTAACTCATATTGTTTGGGATGGATTTACGCACAAAACAGGTATTTTCGTTAAGAATATAGGATTACTATCAGAGTATATAGATATTTTAAATTTTAAAATTCCAATCTATAAGATTCTACAGCATGGTAGTACATTTATAGGATTTATAGCAATAATAGCATATCTTAATGCTATTCAAGATAAGAATGTAAATACAAATAGTAACATTCAAATAAGTAAATTTTCTAAACTGAAATTTTGGAGTGGAACAATTTTAATTAGTATGCTAATAATAGCATTGATGATTTTTAAATTAGGAATATTGTTGATAGGTACATTAATTGTAACATCAATTAATGCTGTATTTATTGGACTTATAATTATGTCCATGTTAATGAGGATACAAAAAAATAAATTTTAA
- a CDS encoding ABC transporter permease: MSTIIRLTFIEIRKKKILYLTLGLTAIFLILYATALNFAYDSLEIQEPFIRATISSQLISMGIYAMVFIVSFLSIFSSVGAISTEVDNGTYDAILAKPIKRYEIVLGKYIGILLVLIPYVTFFYLSIIGFNIFFGKGMIVNLPFNSILKSLLTLYLLPILLTSIGIFFSCSMSTMASGITLLIMYFFGMIGGFLEQMSGVITVEATKQALSNIGIITSLIIPSDIIYKKASSVLFTTSSGLNLSIGSLMGAKTQPSSAMMIYIIIYIIAMLILAVRKFQKRDL; encoded by the coding sequence ATGAGTACAATAATAAGGCTTACATTTATTGAAATAAGAAAGAAAAAAATATTGTATTTAACTCTTGGACTTACAGCTATCTTTTTAATATTATACGCAACAGCACTAAACTTTGCATATGACTCATTAGAAATACAAGAACCTTTTATTAGAGCTACTATATCTAGCCAACTTATATCTATGGGAATTTATGCTATGGTATTTATCGTATCATTTTTATCTATATTCTCAAGTGTTGGAGCTATTTCGACTGAGGTAGATAATGGAACATATGATGCTATACTTGCAAAGCCTATAAAAAGATATGAAATAGTTTTGGGTAAATATATAGGAATATTATTAGTACTAATACCTTATGTTACCTTTTTTTACTTAAGTATAATAGGATTTAATATATTCTTTGGAAAAGGAATGATAGTTAATTTACCATTTAATTCTATATTAAAATCATTACTAACACTATATCTTTTACCAATTTTGCTCACATCAATAGGAATATTTTTTAGTTGTTCAATGTCAACAATGGCATCTGGAATCACATTGCTTATAATGTATTTCTTTGGTATGATAGGTGGATTTCTAGAGCAAATGTCTGGAGTTATTACTGTTGAAGCTACAAAGCAGGCTTTAAGCAATATAGGTATTATAACTAGTCTTATAATACCATCAGATATAATTTACAAAAAAGCTTCTTCAGTATTATTTACTACATCATCTGGATTAAATTTAAGCATTGGTAGTTTGATGGGTGCCAAAACTCAACCAAGCTCTGCTATGATGATTTATATTATAATATATATAATAGCTATGCTTATATTAGCGGTTAGAAAATTTCAAAAAAGAGATTTATAG